GATTGTTTCTAATGACGTATGACGGTGTTTGTGCCATTATGACACACCTGTAAACTCTCAATCATTCGAACTACAACAAAAGAAAGCTTCTATTGACATATTACTGTTTCTTTGCCATTACGGCGGATGTAAATATCGGAATCAGATGTCCTcgcttattttttatataaaaacctCAAACAACAGATCTAAGAGTGCAATGATTTAAGATGTAATTACATATTGATACTCGCTTAGCTTAGTGCGTCAAATGAGGTTACGTAATATAACATCGACTAGAGTGccatcttaaattcatgcagcGTCGAGCTTCAAAACGCTGTAAAAAAACTCTCTATAATAATCTAAACAGTGTTTAGTTTTGACGCCGCATTAATTTAAGATGTCAAAATTGAACCACGTGACCTCATTTGACATTCTAAGCTAGTGTCGAGTGTCAACATGAAATGGCTTCGGGCAGTTCCCAAATAACAAATTACCGCCAAGTTATATGTCATGACGTCTGTCATCTCAAtaaaatctacaaaatttttgatttaaaaattaccGTATATCAAAATGTCTCTTGtgaatcaaaataaagaaaaccgTGTACTACGGAAAGTTCGTTCTTCGAAGGATATAGTAGATTTTTCTAGAATTGGTGGACTGGATCACCATCTGAAAACCTTACGTGAAGTGGTTATATTCCCACTTCTACACGGCAATATATTTacacatttcaaaattaaagcCCCCAGAGGAGTTCTCTTCTACGGCCCTCCAGGTAAATTTAATAAATCCGAAAcgatttataatgaaaaattgggtccaaaaaaattatttcagattgATTTGAAACGAGGTTCACACTGATCTTTTATcagatttaaattaaaataaatgttataggAACTGGTAAAACTTTGGTAGCAGGAGCTTTAGTTGCCGAACTCAATAAAGAAGGCATCGGAAAAGTCTCGTTTTTCCAAAGAAAAGGAGCCGACGTTCTCGATAAGTGGGTAGGAGAATCCGagaaaaatttgagaaacttATTCGAAAAGGTTAATATTCAATCGATTATACAGTCACgcgaaatgaaaaaataagttattcTTCGGAATCCCCAAATTTTCGAGATCGGTGAATCCAAATCCGTCAATTGTTTCTCCTCGTCAAGGGCAGCTGTAGGAAGAAACAGCTTCTATTCTGTTTTTAATTTGCGTCGGtgaaaaatttcgtaatttaaTTTGAGACATTTTCCAGCTCTACTATTATAAATTGGATTGAAGCAACAAGTTGAACTTGTCACTTAACAAGCCAAAAACTCATAAATCGCTCTGGGTATTCCGATGCCCACTTGCCTCGTCGGGATCAACATCAAATGCATCAGTTATGGATGATGATTCCAAATACCTCCTTGGAGTAGTCCTCTGACATCATCACAAATCCATTCATCCCTTATCAGTAATTGGGTGGTTACCAACCACCTACCACCATCGCTGGCTCCCTATCGTGGGAGGAATTGATAGGGCATTATCATCTGGGCTAGTAGACCTAGAGGTATCTAAAATCTGGTTATCTGTACAACACATTGAATCAATTTGTCTTCTTCAAAGAATTTCCAGTATCAACGGTTAATCTAGGTAAGGAATCTTCGTCGTCAAGCAACCCCAGCTTATAATTGGCACTTTAACCTTCAACTAACGTATTAGTTAGATTGACTCTAGCGTTATGGGGATAAACGATCGACTGATTTGGATCCAGCAGCTTTCAAAACATAGAAACAACTCGCGTAGCATTTCCTGGTGAATAAATAACGAAACCAGCTTCATATATTTCCGGTTTTTTTAAGGCGACCAAGAGCAGACCGTCCGTTATATTCTTTGACGAATTGGACGGATTAGCTCCAACAAGAACCGATAAAAATGATCATATCCATGCTAGCGTTGTGGCAACTCTATTATCCTTAATGGATGGTTTGGATTCCAAACCTGGTGTTGTAGTTATTGGAGCTACCAATCGCATCGAAGCCATTGACCCAGCTCTACGTCGGAAAGGGAGATTCGATAAAGAACTTTATTTTCCACTACCCGGAGTCGAAGCCAGAAAAGAAATAATCCAAGTAAGCTATGAATTAGAATTAAAACAGTAAAGGGTAAACAGGGGTAAACCGAATGTCAATACTCGATAGATTAGCTGCTAGTATTAATCTCAATTACGAAGTTTGTAccaaaattagtgaaaaaaaaattaacaatctCGTTATTGGCGTCGCTCCGATTCACAAACACCGAAGAAATTCAAACAAACGCAGTCGACAGGACAGTTTATGGCGACTGTGTTTTGTGGTCGAAGGAGGTCATTCTCATAGACTTCATCCAACCTAGTACGATAATAAACGACTTCAGAACCCTTGTAGAGAACTACTAACGAATGGAGTAGTACTTCTTCACGACAACTCTTGACCTCACCCCACAAAGAGCTTCTAAAGACATTTGGGTGGTCTGTTACAGCCCGAATTTAGTCCCTAGTGATTATCACCTCTTTTTCAAGCATTAGTTTTGGTACAAActtgagacattttttttacttaaaacgAAACTTGATATAAATGCGTTGGTTATGACTCAAATTTTGGGTTGACCCGACTGTCGAGAAAATATCCAAACTGCCATTAACGTAACTGATTTCCAAGGTCCACGTAAACAACTGGAAACAAAAACCTACACAGAAATTTATAACGAAATTAGCGGATTTAATACCTGGATTCTGCGGATCTGATATACAAGCTTTATGCTCAGAAGCTGTACTGTGTTGTTTAAAAAGGGTTTATCCCACCATCGATAAAAAAggattcaatatcaaaatagaaatggATGCCTTGAAGGTACAGTatagtttatttattgatttcgtCCTTTAGAAACTTTTCACTCGATCTGGGGATTTCATTGTGTGAGGCTTTTGTCGCCGTCGTCCATTAATTGAATAGTTTTTAGCCTCTTAGGCTGATATTTGGCCAATTCGTGCGGTTGACATCTACGTAAATTGTTTACTACTAACTGTCAATTTTCGAGGTTAACATCTTCAGAAATTGCTTGCTGCTACCAATTGATTCGAGCTGTCAAGTTTCGCGGTTGACATCTTGAGAAGTTTCTTCCTATTGTAAATTGATTCTGACTGTCGACAACTAATTGGAGCTTCAGTTTTTGGGGCTGTTGCAATAGCGGACCTTGTGCCTCCAGGCTAGTATGAACTTCTTTCCTGGTAGTTGCTTCTTGTTTGTCTTCGTAGGTGCTAAATCTTGATGTTTACACTCTGAATTTCGATCTTTTTACCAATTGAAGATACAGTCTggtttatttattgatttcgACTTATAGAAGCTTTTCACTTGATCTGGGGATTTCATTGTGTGAAGCTTTTGTTGTCGTCATCCATTAATTGAATAGTTTTTAGCCTCTTAGATTCTATAAAGCTTGCGTTTACTATATAGTGACGTCAGCGTTAGACCAATTTGATCGACTGAACATTTTTCAGGTTGACGAATGCGATTTTCTACAAGCAAGATTGAATTTGATACCGTCATCAATGAAACAAGGTTTAAACATTCGAAATTTGAGTTCAATCATCGAACCTTTATTGAAAAGACAACATAatagaattattaaatatatcaaaatattgtggCCCCATTTTCTACAGGAAGGATATAAGTAAGAACGTTAAGATAGTTACAGAGCTGgaatttttcacagtttttctaGACAGTTCCCGTCACATTCTATACACACTTTTACCAACTTTCCAGAAGCTTTCGAATgctttattcataaaaatctcTCGAGTTGTCACTTCGAATCAAACTCCCCTAAGTGTCTCTTTCaatagaccaaataaaaaatagtcgcGTGGTgacaaatcgggactataaggAGGATGTTTCCCAACCCAATTCGTTCAACGTCGACTTGCTCTATAGAAAAGTTTCACTGCAACCTTCTGATCAAAACTCAGAAGTCTTGGCATCCATCTAGCTTAAATTTTACgattcataaattatttgatcAGTACTGCCAACTGTAAAATGGGGTTTGTCACCAGTTCTCGGCCTAACACTTGTGTCTTGGAAAGGCACTTTGACCAAAAAACGGATAATTTTATGTCGTGCATCAGACACTGGTACATTCTTAACGTTCATGGATGTTAGTACACCAAAAACCTCCCTCGtaaaagatattattttagatttacGATTGGCGAAAAACGGTATGCGGGTAGAATTTTACTGATTGGTAAGAATATGCAAGGCTTGAACACTCATCTGGTTCCATCTTTGCTGAAGAACTTGGAACATGTACCGTCATTTGTTTACGATACCAGAGTATTCAGCGTAAgtagaaaagttattttttatatataaaaaaaaacaaaagttctAAAGTCGAATATAATTCTgtcttttgttaaaaaatcgattgcaaaactaatttttgttatctttagattgtacagattgtccctgtaaaagttacagGTCTactaatttgatttgaataattaatacagttatttatttacaggaaatgaaaactaattttataaatgttcaaGTACATTATCCAGCGATTATTCTCCTTTCAAGAGTTGACGAATGGTGGGATTTCATTGACGAATGCCAACAACACACTATAGTTTCTACTTTAGAGGAAATCC
The sequence above is drawn from the Diorhabda carinulata isolate Delta chromosome 6, icDioCari1.1, whole genome shotgun sequence genome and encodes:
- the LOC130894796 gene encoding ATPase family AAA domain-containing protein 2-like isoform X1, whose amino-acid sequence is MSLVNQNKENRVLRKVRSSKDIVDFSRIGGLDHHLKTLREVVIFPLLHGNIFTHFKIKAPRGVLFYGPPGTGKTLVAGALVAELNKEGIGKVSFFQRKGADVLDKWVGESEKNLRNLFEKATKSRPSVIFFDELDGLAPTRTDKNDHIHASVVATLLSLMDGLDSKPGVVVIGATNRIEAIDPALRRKGRFDKELYFPLPGVEARKEIIQVHVNNWKQKPTQKFITKLADLIPGFCGSDIQALCSEAVLCCLKRVYPTIDKKGFNIKIEMDALKVDECDFLQARLNLIPSSMKQGLNIRNLSSIIEPLLKRQHNRIIKYIKILWPHFLQEGYKFTIGEKRYAGRILLIGKNMQGLNTHLVPSLLKNLEHVPSFVYDTRVFSEMKTNFINVQVHYPAIILLSRVDEWWDFIDECQQHTIVSTLEEIHAGLPILTMATCRVDVPKPLHNFFYNNSTVLVKIENPNQKEREDFLAPLFFDEENSSLYSVWENSRNSKTKIIKCEKDVEVQENGRKRKKKTKIDEECEKLGLGYLSDSYRTPDSTPRSKRKKRDRSNHSTSKNFNKTNKSYISITSNSDTSLQDLHKRLKNKLIPGQNNNPISISSSRESLKNKQYFTRVLSDLLNQRSLGVRVNSSETNMDMYFYDTVEDMKQTINYKSSNYTISSGETDKNYMEKIYNLWKHAARVTANNMAVAQLELMYDVISTCIGIHQHSIDSLIENLGNVLRQIENSYRVSTEAV
- the LOC130894796 gene encoding ATPase family AAA domain-containing protein 2-like isoform X2, translated to MSLVNQNKENRVLRKVRSSKDIVDFSRIGGLDHHLKTLREVVIFPLLHGNIFTHFKIKAPRGVLFYGPPGTGKTLVAGALVAELNKEGIGKVSFFQRKGADVLDKWVGESEKNLRNLFEKATKSRPSVIFFDELDGLAPTRTDKNDHIHASVVATLLSLMDGLDSKPGVVVIGATNRIEAIDPALRRKGRFDKELYFPLPGVEARKEIIQVHVNNWKQKPTQKFITKLADLIPGFCGSDIQALCSEAVLCCLKRVYPTIDKKGFNIKIEMDALKVDECDFLQARLNLIPSSMKQGLNIRNLSSIIEPLLKRQHNRIIKYIKILWPHFLQEGYKFTIGEKRYAGRILLIGKNMQGLNTHLVPSLLKNLEHVPSFVYDTRVFSEMKTNFINVQVHYPAIILLSRVDEWWDFIDECQQHTIVSTLEEIHAGLPILTMATCRVDVPKPLHNFFYNNSTVLVKIENPNQKEREDFLAPLFFDEENSSLYSVWENSRNSKTKIIKCEKDVEVQENGRKRKKKTKIDEECEKLGLGYLSDSYRTPDSTPRSKRKKRDRSNHSTSKNFNKTNKSYISITSNSDTSLQDLHKRLKRQNNNPISISSSRESLKNKQYFTRVLSDLLNQRSLGVRVNSSETNMDMYFYDTVEDMKQTINYKSSNYTISSGETDKNYMEKIYNLWKHAARVTANNMAVAQLELMYDVISTCIGIHQHSIDSLIENLGNVLRQIENSYRVSTEAV
- the LOC130894796 gene encoding ATPase family AAA domain-containing protein 2-like isoform X3, with translation MSLVNQNKENRVLRKVRSSKDIVDFSRIGGLDHHLKTLREVVIFPLLHGNIFTHFKIKAPRGVLFYGPPGTGKTLVAGALVAELNKEGIGKVSFFQRKGADVLDKWVGESEKNLRNLFEKATKSRPSVIFFDELDGLAPTRTDKNDHIHASVVATLLSLMDGLDSKPGVVVIGATNRIEAIDPALRRKGRFDKELYFPLPGVEARKEIIQVHVNNWKQKPTQKFITKLADLIPGFCGSDIQALCSEAVLCCLKRVYPTIDKKGFNIKIEMDALKVDECDFLQARLNLIPSSMKQGLNIRNLSSIIEPLLKRQHNRIIKYIKILWPHFLQEGYKFTIGEKRYAGRILLIGKNMQGLNTHLVPSLLKNLEHVPSFVYDTRVFSEMKTNFINVQVHYPAIILLSRVDEWWDFIDECQQHTIVSTLEEIHAGLPILTMATCRVDVPKPLHNFFYNNSTVLVKIENPNQKEREDFLAPLFFDEENSSLYSVWENSRNSKTKIIKCEKDVEVQENGRKRKKKTKIDEECEKLGLGYLSDSYRTPDSTPRSKRKKRDRSNHSTSKNFNKTNKSYISITSNSDTSLQDLHKRLKNKLIPGQNNNPISISSSRESLKNKQYFTRVLSDLLNQRSLGVRVNSSETNMDMYFYDTVEDMKQTINYKSSNYTISSGETDIDSKDNCAKTATML
- the LOC130894796 gene encoding ATPase family AAA domain-containing protein 2-like isoform X4 codes for the protein MSLVNQNKENRVLRKVRSSKDIVDFSRIGGLDHHLKTLREVVIFPLLHGNIFTHFKIKAPRGVLFYGPPGTGKTLVAGALVAELNKEGIGKVSFFQRKGADVLDKWVGESEKNLRNLFEKATKSRPSVIFFDELDGLAPTRTDKNDHIHASVVATLLSLMDGLDSKPGVVVIGATNRIEAIDPALRRKGRFDKELYFPLPGVEARKEIIQVHVNNWKQKPTQKFITKLADLIPGFCGSDIQALCSEAVLCCLKRVYPTIDKKGFNIKIEMDALKVDECDFLQARLNLIPSSMKQGLNIRNLSSIIEPLLKRQHNRIIKYIKILWPHFLQEGYKFTIGEKRYAGRILLIGKNMQGLNTHLVPSLLKNLEHVPSFVYDTRVFSEMKTNFINVQVHYPAIILLSRVDEWWDFIDECQQHTIVSTLEEIHAGLPILTMATCRVDVPKPLHNFFYNNSTVLVKIENPNQKEREDFLAPLFFDEENSSLYSVWENSRNSKTKIIKCEKDVEVQENGRKRKKKTKIDEECEKLGLGYLSDSYRTPDSTPRSKRKKRDRSNHSTSKNFNKTNKSYISITSNSDTSLQDLHKRLKRQNNNPISISSSRESLKNKQYFTRVLSDLLNQRSLGVRVNSSETNMDMYFYDTVEDMKQTINYKSSNYTISSGETDIDSKDNCAKTATML